In Dyadobacter sp. CECT 9275, the following proteins share a genomic window:
- a CDS encoding acyl-CoA thioesterase codes for MFTYEVKGIRVRYADTDQMGYVYYGNYARYYEIGRVEALRSLGYHYKAMEDEGVMMPVYENRSKYLKPARYDDELTIKVTIPKLPSARVVFQYEISNQEGVLLNSGETTLVFQRRDNGKLCFAPEPLLEKLRSYYHQ; via the coding sequence ATGTTTACATATGAAGTAAAGGGGATCAGGGTTCGTTATGCAGATACCGATCAGATGGGTTATGTGTATTACGGGAACTATGCCCGTTATTATGAAATTGGAAGGGTAGAGGCACTCCGAAGCCTGGGTTATCATTACAAAGCTATGGAGGACGAAGGTGTCATGATGCCGGTTTATGAAAACCGATCCAAATATCTCAAACCGGCTCGTTATGATGACGAACTGACGATTAAGGTCACTATTCCGAAGCTTCCCTCGGCCCGAGTTGTTTTTCAGTATGAGATCAGTAATCAGGAAGGCGTTCTACTGAATTCAGGGGAAACCACACTGGTGTTTCAGCGCCGCGACAACGGGAAACTTTGTTTTGCTCCGGAGCCATTACTGGAAAAACTAAGGTCCTACTATCACCAATAA
- a CDS encoding DUF937 domain-containing protein: protein MPVNILNQVKNYLSSSVIDEISLFLNEKPANVQLAFDKIFPALLGGVLKKSSDTSGAEQIQKVLHNQDESVWLNNLAAVLKDSVEFKRFMSLGSQFVPMLIGRKSNGVIRTVAAMCGIRKSSAVSLLSLGASVLLGVLGKNYKTRGMELAGLIGLVMSQRNFVLAGLSEGLGHVMKFTSLGDFKGSQRETYRSGVAYYPSHSSSKMLVWVLGAFLVVSMILFLQTCGNRF from the coding sequence ATGCCGGTCAATATTCTCAATCAGGTAAAAAACTATCTCAGCTCTTCGGTTATTGATGAAATTTCATTATTTCTAAATGAAAAACCGGCTAATGTTCAACTGGCCTTTGATAAGATATTCCCGGCCCTGTTGGGCGGAGTCTTGAAAAAATCATCGGATACCTCTGGCGCGGAACAAATACAGAAAGTACTTCACAATCAGGACGAGTCGGTCTGGCTTAATAACCTTGCTGCCGTTTTGAAAGACTCGGTGGAATTCAAACGCTTTATGTCATTGGGTTCTCAGTTTGTACCTATGCTCATTGGTCGGAAAAGCAATGGTGTTATCCGTACCGTTGCTGCCATGTGCGGTATCAGAAAATCATCAGCGGTATCATTGCTAAGTCTGGGAGCCTCCGTACTTCTGGGCGTTTTAGGCAAGAATTACAAGACAAGAGGGATGGAACTTGCAGGGCTTATAGGGTTAGTAATGAGCCAGAGGAATTTTGTACTGGCGGGGTTATCTGAGGGGTTGGGCCATGTTATGAAATTTACCAGCCTGGGAGATTTTAAGGGGTCGCAGCGGGAAACATACCGGAGTGGTGTGGCGTATTATCCCAGCCATAGTTCTTCCAAAATGTTAGTCTGGGTACTGGGTGCCTTTCTAGTGGTAAGTATGATCTTATTTTTGCAAACCTGTGGAAATCGCTTCTAA
- the mltG gene encoding endolytic transglycosylase MltG: protein MSRNFKIGVFITLAILTTTFTFYFWQIFKTPNIQVDKQTSFALLIPEGGTYEQVLDSLNKHDVITDQISFRFLAKFLKYPEKVKAGRYVLKPNTSNYNAIKKLVSGSQDAVKLTFNNIRLKDDLIRRIGNKFEFGEDAFRKALNDPEVCRKYGLDTLTIVSMFLPNTYEVFWTTGTEKFLDRMHSEYKKYWNEQRLAKAAAIGLTPVQVSVLASIVEEEQARKVDERPKVAGLYINRLHAGMPLQADPTIKFALQDFAIKRILNDQLRISSPYNTYVNTGLPPGPIRVADFKSLDAVLDYEKHDYIYMCAKADLSGYHAFATNYADHLNNARMYQAELNRLKIMK from the coding sequence ATGTCTCGAAATTTCAAAATAGGAGTGTTTATCACCCTGGCGATCCTCACAACAACATTTACCTTTTATTTCTGGCAAATTTTCAAAACGCCTAATATCCAGGTGGACAAGCAAACAAGCTTTGCCTTGCTGATTCCCGAGGGAGGTACCTACGAACAAGTTTTGGATTCTCTCAATAAACATGATGTCATTACGGATCAGATATCTTTCCGGTTTCTGGCCAAGTTTCTCAAATATCCCGAGAAAGTGAAGGCCGGGCGTTACGTATTGAAGCCAAATACGAGCAACTACAATGCGATCAAAAAGCTGGTATCTGGAAGTCAGGATGCGGTAAAACTTACCTTTAATAACATCAGGCTGAAGGATGACCTGATCAGGAGAATCGGAAATAAATTTGAGTTTGGAGAAGATGCATTCCGTAAAGCACTAAACGATCCGGAGGTTTGCAGAAAATATGGCCTCGATACTTTAACCATCGTATCCATGTTTTTGCCAAATACCTATGAGGTTTTCTGGACCACCGGAACAGAAAAATTCCTGGACCGCATGCACAGCGAATACAAAAAGTACTGGAATGAACAACGTCTGGCCAAAGCTGCGGCCATTGGGCTGACGCCCGTGCAAGTCTCCGTTCTGGCGAGTATTGTGGAAGAAGAACAGGCCAGAAAGGTGGATGAAAGGCCAAAAGTAGCCGGCCTGTATATCAATCGCCTGCATGCCGGCATGCCATTACAGGCTGATCCGACCATAAAATTTGCATTACAGGATTTTGCCATAAAAAGGATACTGAACGATCAGCTCAGGATCAGCTCACCTTATAATACTTATGTGAACACGGGTTTGCCTCCTGGCCCTATTCGGGTGGCCGACTTCAAATCGCTGGATGCAGTTTTAGATTACGAAAAGCATGATTACATCTATATGTGTGCCAAGGCAGATCTGTCTGGATATCATGCATTTGCTACCAATTATGCGGATCATCTGAATAATGCCAGAATGTACCAGGCTGAGCTGAACCGTCTGAAAATCATGAAATAG
- a CDS encoding sugar phosphate isomerase/epimerase family protein produces MKNIDQISRKSFIKASVAALAMPFVSKLNMETKAASKIGLQLYTLRDDIAKDMEGTLRKVAAIGYKEIELYGYSDGKFFGKRAKELRSFLKSIGLNPISGHYGAGVENRKAIGTLSNSWQQAVDDAAELGQKYVNCAYLTPKERTLDGYKSYVELFNRAGEVAKKAGLQFGYHNHDFEFMNLEGIVPYDIIAGQTDPSLVKLELDLYWVVKAGINPVDLFRKYPGRFPLWHVKDMEKGPEKSYAEVGTGSIDFGKIFAERKLSGMTHFFVEQDVAKIPALQAIQISYDNLIKMKV; encoded by the coding sequence ATGAAAAACATCGATCAAATATCCCGCAAATCGTTTATTAAAGCGAGTGTTGCGGCACTGGCCATGCCTTTCGTTTCAAAGCTTAATATGGAGACAAAAGCGGCCTCGAAGATAGGCTTGCAGTTGTATACGCTGCGTGACGACATTGCGAAAGATATGGAAGGCACACTTAGAAAAGTAGCAGCCATAGGTTATAAAGAGATAGAACTTTATGGTTACTCCGACGGTAAGTTTTTTGGTAAAAGGGCCAAGGAACTAAGAAGTTTTCTTAAAAGTATTGGTCTCAACCCTATTAGCGGGCATTATGGCGCAGGTGTTGAAAATAGGAAGGCTATAGGAACTTTAAGTAATAGCTGGCAGCAGGCCGTGGATGATGCCGCAGAACTTGGACAGAAATATGTGAACTGCGCATATCTTACACCCAAAGAAAGAACATTGGATGGATATAAAAGTTATGTAGAGCTATTCAATAGGGCAGGTGAGGTAGCTAAAAAAGCGGGACTTCAGTTCGGGTATCATAATCACGATTTTGAATTCATGAATTTGGAAGGAATCGTGCCTTACGATATTATAGCCGGGCAAACGGACCCGAGCCTGGTGAAACTGGAACTCGATCTTTACTGGGTGGTGAAGGCGGGGATTAATCCTGTGGACTTGTTTAGGAAGTATCCGGGGCGTTTCCCGCTGTGGCATGTGAAAGATATGGAAAAAGGCCCTGAAAAATCCTATGCAGAAGTTGGAACAGGAAGTATCGATTTTGGTAAGATATTCGCGGAACGTAAGCTATCAGGTATGACACATTTTTTTGTAGAGCAGGATGTTGCAAAAATACCTGCTCTACAGGCAATTCAGATCAGTTACGACAACCTGATAAAGATGAAGGTGTAA
- a CDS encoding YihY/virulence factor BrkB family protein: MVENLLKSRQVRQFIQWLKQTSFLRGTVSLYDILINIVRSNRKFDIDQRASAVAYNFTLASFPAVIFLFTLIPYIPVADLDKQIMELLRDIIPQGIYKEVNHTILDIVSRPRKGILSLGFIFAMIASTNGMMSLMKSFDMIFGERTGRGFLKTRAVATMLTLLLVAVIFVSVILLVVGDAVMSFVSNWSIIKDSTLIVILNVSRYAVSFGAMMLAISLIYRFAPTNGRDFSFVNAGAMVATILILVSTFGFSFYLSNFSSYNKLYGSIGTLIALMIWLYLLAFLLILGFEINASISTEKNKVRKAAH; the protein is encoded by the coding sequence ATGGTTGAAAACCTTTTGAAAAGCCGCCAGGTCAGGCAATTTATCCAATGGCTGAAACAAACCAGTTTTTTAAGAGGAACCGTATCCCTTTATGACATTCTGATCAACATTGTAAGGAGCAACAGAAAATTTGATATTGACCAGCGGGCATCGGCCGTGGCTTACAATTTCACGCTGGCGTCTTTTCCTGCCGTCATTTTCTTGTTTACCCTTATCCCGTACATACCGGTTGCCGATCTGGATAAGCAGATTATGGAATTGTTGCGGGATATCATTCCTCAGGGTATTTACAAAGAGGTGAATCATACCATACTGGATATTGTCAGCAGGCCCCGCAAGGGTATTCTTTCGCTGGGTTTTATTTTTGCGATGATTGCTTCCACCAATGGGATGATGTCCCTAATGAAATCATTTGATATGATATTCGGAGAAAGGACGGGACGCGGATTTTTGAAAACCAGGGCGGTAGCCACCATGCTGACGTTACTTCTGGTCGCAGTAATTTTTGTTTCCGTAATTTTGCTGGTGGTCGGCGATGCTGTCATGAGCTTCGTCAGTAACTGGAGCATCATTAAAGACAGCACACTGATCGTCATCCTGAATGTTTCGAGATATGCGGTCAGTTTTGGAGCGATGATGCTGGCAATTTCACTCATTTATCGTTTCGCTCCTACCAATGGACGGGATTTTTCCTTTGTGAACGCAGGGGCCATGGTTGCTACCATTCTCATACTTGTTTCAACTTTTGGTTTTTCTTTTTACCTGTCCAATTTCAGTTCCTATAATAAATTGTACGGTTCCATAGGCACGCTGATAGCGCTGATGATCTGGCTTTATTTGTTGGCCTTTCTGCTCATATTGGGCTTTGAGATCAATGCCAGCATCTCCACGGAGAAAAATAAGGTCAGAAAGGCGGCTCATTAA
- a CDS encoding WbqC family protein: MTDTINDTDRLKEVQIELQYLPCLEYFACLLNFDRIWIDTEERYIKQTYRNRCNVLTTNKIDTLTVPVIKYQQGALTKDIKIDYGQDWVRRHWGCLQSAYGRSPFFEYYSTEFEAVYARKPAYLVDLNYDLLTICLRLVGVKKEIRYKMSGAEISPIAIKNEISAINNKKTGAGYKYYVPKPYYQTFGNDFVENLSIVDLIFNTGPESRLILLESLK, encoded by the coding sequence GTGACGGATACAATCAATGATACCGACAGGCTGAAAGAAGTGCAGATTGAGCTGCAGTATCTTCCCTGCCTGGAATACTTTGCCTGCCTCTTAAATTTTGACAGGATCTGGATAGATACGGAGGAGAGGTATATAAAGCAGACATACCGCAACCGGTGTAATGTACTGACTACGAATAAAATTGATACCCTAACTGTGCCTGTGATCAAGTATCAGCAGGGGGCACTGACCAAAGATATTAAAATTGACTACGGGCAGGATTGGGTGAGAAGGCACTGGGGATGTTTACAGTCGGCATACGGGCGATCTCCTTTTTTTGAATACTACTCAACGGAATTTGAAGCTGTATATGCCAGAAAACCGGCATATCTCGTGGACCTTAATTATGATTTATTGACAATTTGTCTTAGATTGGTAGGGGTAAAGAAAGAGATAAGGTACAAAATGTCAGGTGCGGAAATCAGTCCAATCGCTATTAAAAACGAAATTTCGGCCATAAACAATAAAAAAACAGGTGCTGGATACAAATACTATGTGCCAAAACCTTATTATCAGACCTTCGGGAACGATTTTGTGGAGAATCTCAGCATCGTTGATTTGATATTTAATACCGGGCCTGAATCGCGGCTTATATTATTAGAATCTCTGAAATGA
- a CDS encoding ATP-dependent Clp protease ATP-binding subunit: MEAKFSNRVKEVISLSREEALRLGHDYIGAEHLLLGMIREGDGIAIGLLKKLGVSLDDVRQTIEQATKGAATNNVKNLQNIPLTRQSEKVLKITYLEAKIFKSPLIGTEHLLLSILRDEDNVGTQILHKFNVNYEVIKEMLEYQSSGTRPNMGPETEDGDDEARGGMFGGGSGSSSGKESKGAEKSRTPVLDNFGRDLTKMAEVGKLDPIVGREKEIERVAQILSRRKKNNPILIGEPGVGKTAIAEGLALRIVQKKVSRVLFGKRVVTLDLASLVAGTKYRGQFEERMKAVMNELEKSPDVILFIDELHTIVGAGGASGSLDASNMFKPALSRGEIQCIGATTLDEYRQYIEKDGALARRFQMVMVDATSIEETVQILNNIKDKYEDHHHVNYTPEALSSAVKLSERYITDRFLPDKAIDVMDEVGARVHISNITVPEDILMLEEQIENIKQEKNRVVKSQKYEEAAQLRDREKKLIDQLERAKIAWEEETKQKRYTVTEQNVAEVVAMMTGIPVTNVSLDEGKKLLNMADELKSRVIGQNPPIEKLVKAIQRTRVGLKDPKKPIGSFIFLGPTGVGKTELAKVLATYLFDKDDALVRIDMSEYMEKFSVSRLVGAPPGYVGYEEGGQLTEKIRRKPYSVVLLDEIEKAHPDVFNILLQVLDDGILTDGLGRRVDFRNTIIIMTSNIGARDLKDFGTGIGFSTRAKADNQDEIMKGTIQSALRKAFSPEFLNRLDDVIVFNSLQREDLHQIIDISLGKLFSRVKGLGYDIELTIAAKDFLSEKGYDPQYGARPLNRAIQKYLEDPVAEEILKGDLREGDVLVADHQEKGEELVISVRKKEEELAN; this comes from the coding sequence ATGGAAGCAAAATTTTCGAATAGAGTGAAAGAAGTAATTTCCCTTAGCCGGGAAGAAGCTTTACGGCTTGGGCATGATTACATAGGTGCCGAACACTTGTTATTAGGAATGATACGTGAGGGCGATGGAATTGCAATAGGTTTGTTGAAGAAACTGGGTGTTTCATTGGACGACGTACGGCAGACCATAGAGCAGGCTACCAAAGGAGCTGCTACCAATAATGTTAAAAATCTTCAGAATATTCCTCTCACACGCCAGTCGGAGAAAGTTTTGAAAATTACATACCTGGAAGCAAAAATATTCAAAAGCCCTCTGATAGGAACGGAGCATTTGCTGCTGTCCATTCTTCGTGATGAAGATAACGTAGGTACCCAAATCTTACATAAGTTTAATGTTAACTACGAAGTCATTAAAGAGATGTTAGAATATCAATCATCAGGAACCCGGCCTAATATGGGCCCGGAAACGGAAGACGGAGATGATGAAGCCAGAGGCGGAATGTTTGGAGGAGGAAGTGGTTCTTCATCAGGAAAAGAATCTAAAGGTGCGGAAAAATCTCGTACCCCGGTTTTAGATAATTTTGGACGTGATTTGACCAAGATGGCGGAAGTCGGTAAACTTGATCCGATTGTTGGCCGCGAAAAGGAAATCGAACGTGTTGCGCAGATATTAAGCCGCAGGAAGAAAAATAACCCGATTTTGATCGGTGAGCCAGGGGTAGGTAAGACGGCAATTGCTGAAGGTCTTGCCTTGCGAATTGTTCAGAAAAAGGTATCCCGTGTCCTTTTTGGAAAACGGGTTGTTACACTTGACCTTGCTTCACTGGTAGCCGGTACCAAATACCGAGGTCAGTTTGAAGAACGTATGAAAGCAGTCATGAACGAGCTGGAAAAATCTCCGGATGTTATCCTTTTCATTGACGAGCTGCATACGATTGTAGGTGCAGGTGGTGCTTCGGGTTCCCTTGACGCTTCCAATATGTTCAAGCCGGCTTTGTCACGCGGAGAAATCCAGTGTATAGGTGCCACCACGTTGGATGAGTATCGCCAGTATATCGAAAAAGACGGTGCATTGGCACGTCGTTTCCAGATGGTTATGGTAGATGCTACTTCTATTGAAGAAACCGTTCAGATCCTTAACAATATCAAGGATAAGTACGAAGATCATCACCACGTTAACTATACACCGGAGGCATTGAGTTCGGCGGTAAAACTGTCGGAACGTTACATTACGGATCGCTTCCTTCCCGACAAGGCTATTGATGTGATGGATGAAGTAGGTGCCCGCGTGCACATCAGCAACATCACGGTGCCAGAGGATATTCTCATGCTGGAGGAGCAGATTGAGAATATCAAACAGGAGAAAAACCGCGTTGTTAAAAGCCAGAAATATGAAGAGGCAGCGCAACTCCGGGATCGTGAAAAGAAATTGATCGATCAGTTGGAACGCGCTAAAATTGCATGGGAGGAAGAAACCAAGCAAAAACGATATACGGTTACAGAACAGAATGTTGCCGAGGTCGTAGCGATGATGACGGGCATTCCCGTTACCAATGTTTCTCTTGACGAGGGCAAGAAGCTACTGAATATGGCCGATGAGCTCAAAAGCAGGGTGATAGGCCAGAATCCGCCGATTGAGAAACTGGTGAAGGCGATTCAAAGAACAAGGGTTGGGTTAAAGGATCCTAAAAAGCCGATAGGTTCATTCATATTCCTGGGACCTACTGGTGTGGGTAAAACCGAACTGGCAAAAGTACTTGCTACCTATCTTTTTGATAAGGACGATGCCCTTGTCAGAATTGATATGAGTGAATACATGGAGAAATTCAGTGTGTCAAGGCTGGTGGGGGCTCCTCCGGGATATGTAGGATACGAAGAAGGAGGTCAGCTGACCGAAAAGATCCGCAGAAAGCCTTACAGTGTCGTTCTACTGGATGAGATCGAAAAAGCGCACCCGGATGTATTCAATATCCTGTTACAAGTCCTTGACGACGGTATATTGACAGATGGTTTAGGCCGTCGAGTGGATTTTCGGAATACCATCATCATCATGACTTCCAATATTGGAGCGCGTGATTTGAAAGATTTTGGAACCGGCATAGGTTTCTCAACAAGAGCCAAAGCCGACAATCAGGATGAAATCATGAAAGGTACCATCCAAAGTGCCCTTCGGAAAGCATTCTCACCTGAATTTTTGAACCGCCTGGATGATGTGATCGTGTTCAATTCTCTGCAGAGAGAAGATCTTCACCAAATCATTGATATCTCATTGGGCAAGTTGTTCAGCAGAGTGAAAGGCTTGGGTTACGATATCGAACTGACGATTGCGGCGAAGGACTTTCTGTCAGAGAAAGGATATGATCCCCAATACGGCGCCCGTCCTCTGAACAGAGCCATCCAGAAATATCTTGAAGATCCCGTAGCAGAAGAAATTCTGAAGGGTGATCTGAGAGAAGGAGATGTGCTGGTGGCTGATCATCAGGAAAAGGGAGAGGAACTTGTCATCTCAGTGCGTAAAAAGGAGGAAGAGCTGGCGAATTAG
- a CDS encoding carboxylesterase family protein, giving the protein MRFRLFVIFLMISHNSFVSVAQKLSAGPQVLTFHSDSDDTEQPYGLYIPQNYDASKKYPLVVMLHGAGSNHRLALRRIFGKSNVGDETDVEASRYFPKWDDVDYVVVTPYARGTAGYQGIPEQDVYDVLADARRRFNIDENRIYLTGLSMGGGGTLWIGLTRPDIWAAIAPVCPAPPPGTFGLAANSLNFPVHFFHGDADPTVPVEGTRKWVSHLQDIGVEVSYKEFVDVKHDSWVSAYDAGFIFEWFKPVVRNPFPDKVNFVSNRYKYNKAYWVTFDRLSQDKYAEIEAKFEGPNRLTISTKDLDGFTLRLKGHPKFIDGKSVELKLDGTALISAGDSLISFSRTAKGWSLKSRDVRNTGLQKEKGAEGPIFDAFSSRHIYVYGTADNPDETERKARIAIANQAANWSYYRGDFLGRVMFFPRVLADKDLRPSDLEESNLILFGTKETNSVIARHAAVLPIHLNSSAKDYGLFFIFPSNGRYLVISSGLPWWMGAKDLGHPFVPVNHRKLAELKDFILFKESPEQIVSDGYFNSNWKLPDHSREAMQQSGIITVAK; this is encoded by the coding sequence ATGAGATTTCGTTTATTTGTTATTTTCCTGATGATATCTCACAATTCTTTTGTTTCCGTGGCTCAGAAACTCTCAGCAGGTCCGCAGGTACTGACGTTCCATTCAGATTCCGACGATACCGAACAGCCCTATGGCCTATATATTCCGCAAAATTATGATGCTTCTAAAAAATACCCGCTGGTAGTAATGTTGCACGGGGCCGGGTCCAATCACAGGCTGGCATTAAGAAGGATTTTTGGCAAAAGTAATGTAGGAGATGAAACGGATGTGGAAGCTTCGCGTTATTTCCCTAAGTGGGATGATGTCGATTACGTGGTTGTGACACCCTATGCCCGCGGTACAGCCGGATACCAGGGTATTCCTGAACAAGATGTATATGACGTCCTGGCCGATGCCCGCAGGCGGTTTAATATTGACGAAAACAGGATTTACCTCACCGGGTTATCCATGGGAGGCGGAGGGACACTTTGGATAGGCCTCACCCGGCCAGACATTTGGGCGGCGATTGCTCCTGTTTGCCCGGCACCCCCTCCCGGAACCTTTGGACTTGCCGCCAACTCCTTAAATTTTCCGGTTCATTTTTTTCATGGCGATGCGGATCCAACGGTTCCGGTGGAAGGAACAAGAAAATGGGTGTCTCATTTGCAGGATATCGGCGTAGAGGTGAGTTACAAAGAGTTTGTAGATGTAAAGCATGATAGCTGGGTTAGTGCGTATGACGCTGGCTTTATATTCGAATGGTTTAAGCCGGTTGTGAGGAATCCTTTTCCCGACAAGGTTAATTTTGTAAGTAACAGATACAAGTATAACAAAGCCTATTGGGTGACCTTTGACCGTTTAAGCCAGGATAAGTATGCTGAAATAGAAGCGAAGTTTGAGGGACCCAATCGGCTCACGATCTCGACAAAGGACCTGGACGGTTTTACACTCAGGTTAAAGGGGCATCCAAAATTTATTGACGGGAAGTCTGTGGAGCTTAAACTGGATGGTACCGCGCTGATTTCCGCAGGCGACAGTCTTATCTCGTTTTCAAGAACGGCAAAAGGCTGGTCACTAAAAAGTAGAGATGTCAGAAATACGGGATTGCAGAAAGAAAAGGGTGCCGAGGGACCCATATTTGACGCCTTCTCTTCCCGCCATATCTATGTCTACGGTACGGCGGATAATCCTGACGAAACCGAACGCAAAGCCCGGATAGCCATTGCCAACCAAGCGGCCAACTGGTCGTATTACCGTGGGGACTTTCTGGGGCGTGTGATGTTTTTTCCACGGGTTCTGGCTGACAAAGATTTAAGGCCAAGTGATCTGGAGGAATCCAATCTGATTCTTTTTGGAACAAAAGAAACCAATAGTGTCATTGCCAGGCATGCTGCTGTTTTACCCATACATTTGAATAGTTCAGCCAAGGACTACGGGCTTTTTTTTATTTTCCCGTCGAATGGCCGTTATCTGGTCATTAGTTCGGGCTTGCCCTGGTGGATGGGCGCAAAGGATTTGGGCCATCCTTTTGTGCCGGTTAATCATCGAAAACTAGCGGAATTGAAAGATTTTATTCTATTCAAAGAATCTCCTGAACAGATTGTAAGTGATGGATATTTTAACTCAAACTGGAAATTGCCTGATCACTCAAGGGAGGCTATGCAGCAGTCCGGTATCATAACCGTGGCGAAGTAA
- a CDS encoding glycosyltransferase, with translation MSEGRPLVTVILTTYNQAEFVGETLLSVIGQSYPHIQLIIIDNASQDGTVAKIEAFLEEHPVAGFTRNSSNAGLCKAFNTGLASAEGKYVIDLSGDDIMLPDRIEKQVAAFEKLPDHFVVVFSNARYLSAAGEVLHHHYQTGKDGKAVGFVPQGDVYKQVLEKYFICTPTMMMRTHILRQIGGYDETLSFEDFDFWVRTSVKYYYHYVDEVLTYKRITPNSLGTQVICKGSGILDSCYTVCNKAYDLNRDQEEFDLLAHRIRSFIRKCWYAQEFELAIKFRRLLNYIENPGLQTELIVFLCRLHIPINGLYRFYLRNIQKTGHSRKDLAFRFVSTES, from the coding sequence ATGAGTGAAGGAAGGCCCCTGGTCACCGTGATTCTGACAACCTATAATCAGGCTGAATTTGTAGGAGAAACACTGCTGTCCGTTATAGGTCAGTCATATCCCCATATACAGCTGATCATTATCGACAATGCAAGCCAGGATGGTACAGTGGCTAAAATAGAAGCCTTTTTGGAAGAGCATCCGGTAGCAGGTTTTACCCGGAATTCGTCCAACGCGGGTTTGTGCAAGGCGTTTAACACGGGCCTCGCATCCGCAGAGGGCAAATATGTCATAGATTTGTCAGGGGACGATATCATGCTTCCGGACCGTATTGAAAAACAGGTTGCGGCCTTTGAGAAACTGCCTGATCACTTCGTGGTTGTTTTTTCCAACGCGCGCTATCTAAGTGCTGCCGGGGAGGTACTCCATCATCATTATCAGACAGGAAAGGACGGGAAAGCCGTCGGTTTTGTGCCTCAAGGGGATGTTTATAAACAGGTACTTGAGAAATATTTCATCTGCACCCCCACCATGATGATGCGCACGCACATTCTCAGACAGATTGGCGGATATGACGAGACACTCAGTTTTGAGGATTTTGATTTCTGGGTGCGTACCTCGGTTAAATATTATTATCACTATGTTGATGAGGTACTGACCTACAAGCGGATCACGCCAAATTCACTGGGAACGCAGGTGATCTGCAAGGGCAGCGGAATACTTGATTCCTGTTATACCGTTTGTAATAAAGCCTACGATCTCAACCGTGACCAGGAGGAATTTGACCTTTTGGCGCACCGGATCCGGTCGTTCATCCGAAAGTGCTGGTACGCTCAGGAATTTGAACTCGCAATAAAATTCAGGAGACTGCTCAACTACATTGAAAATCCTGGTTTACAAACCGAACTGATCGTTTTTTTGTGCAGGCTGCATATACCGATCAATGGCCTGTATCGTTTTTATCTGAGAAACATTCAAAAAACAGGACATTCCCGAAAGGATTTGGCGTTTAGGTTTGTTAGTACAGAAAGTTAA
- a CDS encoding L-threonylcarbamoyladenylate synthase, protein MSAEFIRIYPENPDERRLRQVVECLKDGGLVIYPTDTVYGLGCDIYNTRAVEKIARIKGIKPQKNDFSFICYDLSHIADYARVSNSAFKVMKKVLPGPYTFILDATNNVPKLLNTNKKTVGIRVPDNNIPRLIVKQLGNPIVTTSIKDDDEVIEYSTDPELIYEKFQHQVDIVIDGGYGGNIGSTIVLANSDEFEIIREGLGDTSVFL, encoded by the coding sequence ATGTCAGCTGAATTTATCAGAATTTACCCGGAAAATCCGGACGAAAGAAGGCTTAGGCAGGTTGTAGAATGCCTGAAAGACGGAGGCCTGGTCATTTATCCCACCGATACGGTTTATGGCCTTGGCTGCGATATTTACAATACCCGGGCCGTTGAAAAAATTGCCAGGATCAAAGGAATAAAACCTCAGAAAAACGACTTCTCTTTCATTTGCTACGATCTCAGCCACATTGCCGATTACGCACGTGTGAGCAACAGTGCTTTTAAGGTGATGAAAAAGGTGCTTCCAGGACCCTATACCTTCATTCTGGACGCAACCAACAATGTTCCGAAACTGTTAAATACCAATAAAAAAACAGTCGGTATCCGGGTCCCGGATAATAATATTCCCAGGCTTATAGTCAAGCAGTTAGGCAACCCGATCGTAACAACTTCCATTAAAGACGATGATGAGGTTATCGAATATTCTACGGATCCGGAACTGATCTACGAAAAATTTCAACACCAGGTAGATATTGTCATTGACGGAGGGTACGGAGGGAATATCGGCTCAACAATTGTGCTTGCCAATTCGGACGAATTTGAGATCATCCGGGAGGGACTGGGTGATACAAGTGTTTTTCTCTGA